The window TTGATCGGTATCGTTGCGATCGGTTTTCTTTGCGAAAGGCTCGGATTCCCGCAAGGCGACGTCTTCGGGATGTATCTTTCTTGGATCCAAAACGGGATCCTCGATCTTTTCTATAAAATAATCGGAGGTTTGCTTGGCTGATGGAAGATTTTTTCGCCGACAGTAAAGAAACTTTCCAATTCAAGTTGGATGATTTCGAAGGTCCTCTCGATCTTTTGTTACATATGCTCAAAGAAGCGAAGATCGAGATCAAAAACATCTTCGTTTCCAATATTACGGGGCAGTATTTGAAATACGTCGAGCAAATGCGCGAGCTTGATCTTGAAAAGGCGAGCAACTTCGCGGGAATGGCGGCGACGCTTCTCGACATTAAACTCCGCAGCGTCCTTCCGAGGACGGAAGAAGAGGACGTCGTCCTCGAAGAGGACAAAAACTCGATCATTCTTCTTTTGGAAGAGTACGATTTGATCAAGGAAACCGCCGGAAAGCTCAAAATCACCGAAACGACCAATCGCTTTTTCCGCGAACCCGAGTTCGACGAAAAGGATTGCCGTATTCTTTTAAAGAATTTCAAACTGAATAATTTACTCGACGCGTTCGCGAAGATCATGCATAAAGCGGAGACCAAAGCGACCGTCGTTCAGCCGCGCGTCATCGTCAAAGACAGGTTTACCGTCGGGGAAAAGACGAAATCGCTTGCCGCCGCCTTGATCGAAAGACGCGAATTGACGTTCTTTTCGCTGTTTGACGACGACTACACGGACAGCGAAAAAATCAACACGTTTCTCGCGCTTCTCGAACTTTTGAAGAAGCAATTCGCCGAAGCGACGCAAGATAAGCCTTTCGAAGATATTAAAATAACGATCCGCGCCGGGGCTGAAAATCTTTCCTACGAGGGGGTATTCGATGAACAACCTGATGAGTACAATTGAGGCGATCGTTTTCGCTTCGGGTAAAGGAATTACCAAAGCCGAGATTTTGGAAAAGCTCGACGTGACGAAAAAGCGTTTGGACGCGATCGTCGAAGATCTGAAAGAAAAATACGCGCCGGAAAAGGGCGGTATCGTCTTCATACAGAATAACGACACGCTTCGTTTCGTCACCGCGCCGGACGTCGGCGAGACGGTGGCGGAAGTCTTGAAGCCCTTAAAAGAGCGCGAACTCAGCCGTTCGCTTCTCGAAGTTATGGCGATCGTCG of the Clostridia bacterium genome contains:
- a CDS encoding segregation/condensation protein A is translated as MEDFFADSKETFQFKLDDFEGPLDLLLHMLKEAKIEIKNIFVSNITGQYLKYVEQMRELDLEKASNFAGMAATLLDIKLRSVLPRTEEEDVVLEEDKNSIILLLEEYDLIKETAGKLKITETTNRFFREPEFDEKDCRILLKNFKLNNLLDAFAKIMHKAETKATVVQPRVIVKDRFTVGEKTKSLAAALIERRELTFFSLFDDDYTDSEKINTFLALLELLKKQFAEATQDKPFEDIKITIRAGAENLSYEGVFDEQPDEYN